The Lolium rigidum isolate FL_2022 chromosome 2, APGP_CSIRO_Lrig_0.1, whole genome shotgun sequence genomic interval TTCTTGCGCGGGCGTTTGGGAGCTGGCTTAGGCAGCAGCGCCGCGCGCTGCTGGCGACAACGGTCGCGAAAGGACGCCAGCCGCATGTCGAGGTCGTCCGATGCTGCGGAAGGTGTTTGCCCCCTGGACAATGACGCAGCAACCAGCGTTGCAGCAGCCTGCGGGCTGGCCACAGCGACATCCAGCGAAGAGCAAGTCCCCAACGTTGCAGCAGCCTGCGGGCTGACCACGTCAGCACCCAGCGTGTTGATCACACCAACTCCAAGCGTAGTAGCAGGAGCGTCATTTCCCAGAACCACATCATCCACGCCTGGGGTAATCTCACCTTCCTCCAGCTCTAAGAGCGCAGCGCCCGGGGCAACGACCTGCGAAAGCTCGACGGTGAAGAAGGAGAGCGGCGAGCCGAAGCCTCCAGAGCCACGCGAGCAGTCCGAGGACGACGGCGAGAGCGGCCCACTAGGGGACAGCGGCCCTCTCGGCGAGCAAGGCTCCTCGTCAATAGCCCAAAGCACGGGACACGCCTTGGGCCAGCGCGGACCCCTGTCCACCTCAAGGAGCGAAGGCGAACTCTCCTCAAGGCTATGGTGCGGCTCACATAGGGGCCGGTTAGCGGAGGCAGCGACATCAGATGGAGAGGCGCTCCTCCCGGAGCTGGAGTTGCTTGCCGGAGCTGGAGAGGCACTCCGCCCGACGCCACCCACAGGCCACCGCACCAAGCTCTGCTCCACACGAGCGGACGCGGGAGCCTCATCCACTTGCTGCTGCTGTCTCAACCCACCGTCGTAATCGTAGTCGATGCCGTcgcgccgacgccagggccgaacGGTGGTGGAGAGACCCACCGCCACCCTGCGCTCCGAGCCACCACGCCACCGGCGCGGCGGCGCCTGAGCCGACCCACCTGGCGGGCGCCCACCACCGTCCGGGCCGGGAGGGTATCCACGGGGAGGAATCGCCCCCCCTCATCTCTGGGACGGCCAAAGCCGCCGCTGCCACGGTCGTCGCCGCGATCATCGCCACGATCCACATCCGGGGAGGGGCCGCCCACCACTCCAACCGTGTCCTCGACGCGCATGAGGTGTATCATCGCCTCATGCCCAAGCAAGGCCACCTCCTTAGGTATCAAGGCCTCTACCGGGAGGAGGAGGTCGTCATCCTCATCGCCAAAGCATAGAGGCTCAGCCACCCAGATCTCCTTGGACTTGGGAATCAACTTTGGGTCATCGGTCCACGCCGTGATCCGGAAGCTGCCCATATCCTCCCTGCTCGCCGTCTCCGTGCCAAGGCGCTCCACCCAAGCAGAGGAGCCCAAGATCATCCTGGCCGTGGTCATGTTCGACGCCACCACTGGCACTCCAACCAGCTCCAAGTGCACCCTGAAGCGCATTGTGTGTCTGGTGGCTTGGCGCTGCCGGTTCCACACGCCGAAACGCAAAGAGAAATCGCGCCCATCGAAAGGATCCGCCGCCAACAAGACGTCGCGCTTGGCCCTGGAGTCGAAGACGAACAGCAGGTCAGACGGCCAATATCTGTGCACAGAGACGTGGCCATCCAACGCCGGGAACCGCTCCAGCACCGCCGCCAAAGCCGCAGAGCAGCTCACGGCACGCCTAGTGCCGGACACGAACGCCACCAGCCCCCACTTGAGAGCGTGCTCCGCCTCGTCCACCTCGTGAGAGCGGTAGATGATGCAGCGCTCCCGTGACGGACGCGCAGCACCAATCTCCGCAAGGACATCCCCCGTCCGGCCACCTCCGTTGGCCCTCTGGCCACCCACGACCGAGGCGAGCGCCGCCTCGCGCAGCTCATGTTCTTGCCGCAGCACCCGGGCATACGAGGACTCGCCCTGCTCCTCCGCTGTCCGACCAGCCGGGGCGTTCCGAATGGCGCGCTCCCTGCGCAAGCCGCGCTCAAAGGGCGTCTCCACCTCCACGTCCAGCTCCCGTGCGCGAGATGTCCGTGGCACCGGGCCACCAGCATCCACAGGTCCACGCGCAGCTCCAGCCCCACCCAGGCGGTCCTTGATGGAAGGGCGAGCGTCGGGCGCCGGGTCACGCCCACCCAAGCGCAAGTGAGCCGGCAGCCGATAAGGCGCAGCCGGCGGTGCCTCCGGAGCATGCTCCACCGCCACGGACGTCGAAGGCACAACCCGAGGTGGCGGAGGGGCGGCCTGGGGTGGCGGAGGGGGTGGGGGAGcaacccgcggcggcggcggcggcgcgccaacAGCCACAGCACCGGGGACGGGCGGGGGCGGGACCGTACATTGCCGCGCCACGTGGTCCTCGCTCTTGCAGTTCAGACAGCGTCGGGGGCCGGTGCAGCACCCGGCCACATGCCCTGGCTCCGCGCAGTTGAAGCAGAGCCCTGCCAGGCCTGCCGGCACGCCCGCCGGCACGGAGAAGGACGGGAGCGGCGGGAGCGGCGCTCGGCGGCGCTGCCGCTTGGGCTGAGGTCCCCTGCGCCCACCAAGGCCGCGCCTTGCACCAGGAAACTCCACGCGCGGCGCCTCCGGCCGCGAAATTGTCGAGGCCAAGCGTCGAGCAGGCTGCGGGCGCTCCACagctgaaccaccaccaccaggcTGAACCACCTCCGGGGAAGCCGCGCGCACAGGGCTGGGCGTGCCGTCCCGGACCACGTCGGAGTAGGAGCGTTGAGAGGAGGATCCGGAAGAGAGGAGGTCCTCCGCCTCATCTTCCTCCACCATGGCGTACCACCGGCGGGAGCCGGAGGGGCCGTCGCCAGCCATCCCGCGGGCGAAGGGGGGAGAGGGGCTCGGGGGAAGAGGCGCCGGGGCCGCGGGGCCGCCGGGCGGagaggggccgccgccgccggagtggCGAACGGCGGGCGCGCGGGGGGGCGGGAGGGTCGCCCTCGCACTCGCTCCTCGCAGGTTCCACCGTTTTCCTACATGAACAAAGCAGAACCAGTCTTGGTCTACCGGTCTGTCATCCTACAGGTTCTCCGGCTATGGAGtatggaggagatgaccgttgggtGAAGAAGACAGCACACGAACAGGCCCCCGAAGTAGGGATCGGTTGTGCATTTGTTTCAGGACACCGTTTTTTATTTCGGTAGAATCCTGCGTGAGTGGGTAGCCTTACACTCCTGTTATGTTTGTTATTGAAGAACACGCAGCTTTCCTTCAGTAACAAGAATTACTAGGCAATGGTGAGTAACAATCTTAGGAAAGAAAGGACAAGGTGAAAACAAAACTGGTGGTTAACACATcacatgagatttttttttttttggatcataTGAAACACAATGAAAACCCCCTATCTACATTCACTATGCATGTATAAAAACCCAAAATCAGGAAAAACAGAATAAAGTGAAGTCCATTCGGTAACTGAAAACCCCTAAAAAACATGGGTATCTACAAACACCAACTGGTATGTCCAATGTTCTATACTACATTACCAACTTCAGAATGTTTGCCGCTGTCCTATCAATAAGATATTTTTTTTGACACAACCTATCAATAAGATATTTGCACACAAAGGGAGGAAGGAACTGTGCACACAAACGTATGGGAACCACTCGACGAATTCCACCGCGAACGAAACTGGAACAGAGAGATTTACCAACTTCAGAATGTTTGCCGCTGTCCTATCAATACAGGACACCTAGTCACCTACCTCCTATACTTTCAAATCAGCACGAGCGGGGTCGAGCATACACACACACAACTGTGAGGGGAATTTACACCGCGATCTAAAATCCCTACACGCCTAAGTATGAGGCTTTTTAACGGAACAAAATCGCGAGTACTCCAGGGGTTTGAGAATAAGGGATTCTAGGGGATTACCTCCGTAGACGATTCCTAAGGCCAAAGAGCTAACAGGAGCAGCAACAACTGACACCTAGGATCAACGATGAGGCACAACGGACAAAAGAAAGACCTCAACTTGGGCTCGGTAAGGAGCATTCGTCTGGCGGGGCGACGACAACCAACTGAGAGGACGCCAAACGTTGTGACAGACACGCGCCCGATGACCGATCTCGAGGCATCGAGAGCACCTGAATGGGTCACAGTAAACCGCAGCGCCGTGACCAGGAGCAAGACACCTATAACATCTACCCTTGAGCCAAGCAGGGATAGGAGGGCGAGCAAAAGACAGGCTGGTAGAACCGGGCGGCGAAGGCCACACCGCGACAACACCTCCTTCCAACCAACACAATCGCTCACCACACAATCCACCTCCAGGCCATCAACCGTGATAGCAGCATCAGTGTTGAAGGTCTTGGTGGCCGGTGGCGTCTGGGGCTAGTTCCTCTTCACCATCCTTGTCGACGTTGTCTAGAGCGGACGCCCAAGATGGAGGCCACAACATGGCCGCGAGGGGCGGCGCCCCATTTCCCGCCACACCATCGCCAATAGCAGAACAGGGTACATCAACCCCGCAGCAGGTCTTGGTGACATCCGACGGTTTCTTGGGGGCCAGAACTTCAACGTTGTCCTCATCGTTGTCCTTATCGTCATCAGCAAAGGAGACCCACAAAGCAGGCCGCGGCGAGGCGGAGGGGCCTGACGGAGACAGAGCAACCGGCGGTGCAGTAGGTGGAGTGGAGAGAGCAGGCGCAGCAGAGCCGGGAAGCTGGACGGATGAGGGCGCGGCCTACGGGTTGTAcaacggaggtggaggcggcagtTGTACCGGTTGCGTGGCCGAGTCCTCGAGCGCCCGTtgtagggcctcttcctccgcGAGGTCTGGCGGCATGAtgtcggtggcgtaccggggcagcgacGGATGCACCGGTGGGTCGAACTcctagacgaggacgccgagcctcgcgatctcgtcgtccgtcatctcCTCCGGGTACTGAAACTTCCgtccctccgccatggccaaccGCCATTACTGGAAATTGCACGCGACGTAGTCGTCactgtcgtccttggcctcctcgttgtgatAGGCCAACGCCTCGTTgtactcctcgtcgtcgtcgtcctgtgCAGGCGTCGGCGGCTGCCGTGTTCAACGAAGAGGCGCCGCTGGATGATCGAAGGGGAAGTCCCTGTCGCCGAGGAAGCCCGCTCTCCTCCTCGGATCCTTCTCGGTCTCGCGCCAGGTGCGCCACGTGTTGGAGTGGACGGCGTACGCAGGATCGGcgtggaggtccggcggcaggtactgtCGCCTACGCCGGATCTCATCGCTCCTATatggctcgcgcgcaggcacggACGGGACAGACCGGCGGAGGTAGCTGAGCCGCCAACCGCTAGGCATTTGCACGCCCCCCAGCTTTTGCACGGCATCCAGTTCGCGTGCATGAGCCGCGCCACGTGGACGGGCAGCGGGACCCTGCGCGGCCACAACgccttcttgctgccgctgccataTGCCtcgaagccattcttcttcctcatgGTGCTGAGGCGGCGCGTGACGGTGGTGGGAGTGAGGGTGTCCGTGCTGTGGGCGATGGCAGGAACGATGCCGGTGGATTATTAAGGGCGGCCGCACGGGAAATGATGCCATTCAAGgcggcccagccgccgcccgccagtgcgcgctcaGAACAGGCCGCCGCGAGATATTAATGGTTAAGGCTGGGTGTAGACACGGAAGTGCTGACCGCGGAAGTgatgccctcgatacaggctcACTGCCAGGTGGGTCCGGTGGtaaagcgagcggtcacttgggCGTCTGTCTGCGTCCGTGCAGCGTCCGCAgaaacgcaaacctggcgcatatttgggccgcgtTTGCGTCGCTCCGGACGGCCCTATCACTATGCGTCACCCCGCTGGAGCGGGTACCAGACGTATTTCCGGTCaccgcggacgcaaacggtcgctcagtgtCCGTTTGCGTCATCCCGTTGGAAATGTGCTGTAGGGTGCAATGTACTGAAGCTAACTTCATTGCAATATCTAGAGAGCACTACAACAGTCGCGCGTCTGAAGGAACAGAAACGGTCAATGTTCATTCTGAAGATTACACATTCTTTGGAGCGATTGCTAATACAACGGCGAATCAGCACAAGGCATTAAAAATTTCTTAATCATGCCATGCAGATAATCTTAATACAGCAGCACCACATAGCATACATCGGAAGCAAACAACAATAGCACCAAGGAGCAGTTGCACTGTCAGCTAGGTCGTGGGTACAGCTCCGCACAGGGACAAGCCTGCGAGAAAAAAAGACAGCGCGATTGCTCCTTTTGCCTTCACCGAGGCAGCGCAAGAGAACGTCTGGTGCAGAGCTGTGTCTGCCAAGTCATGGTTGCTCGGGCGGCCGGAGTTCCGGGGATGGGCCAGCTGCACCGGACGAAATGCAATCCACATTCTTGAAAACACTAAGAAGGCCCTGTTGGAAGAACAGCAAGAGCTCATCGTGGCGGCGGCTGTCCAACCGTAGAAACGAAAATAGAAAAGGTAGTTATTCGTCTATCTTAACGTAAATGAACGTCTCACGGCGGAGAGAAGGATGTCCAAGGCTACCGCCCGTTGGATTATTTTATACTTGTCTCTCTTCCATACTAACAAGTACAGCCTTGGGTAAACACCTCAAGCACTCAGTTTGGCGGTGCCTCACAGAACTATACTACAGTCAAGTAATCCCAAACATTGATAAGCACTCATCTTGAGAATCCTACATCAGTTAATAGATACTGAGAAACAAAACGGCAGCTAGCTATCTACTAGCTGCAAGTTAACAAATCGCCACTCAACTATGTTCCTCGACCTGAAAAACTCCTTTTTCTGATGCTTCTTTCCACATGTGAATTCACCATCACTAGGGTGATAAATCCCATAGCTGCCGTCGCAAATGGAACACTCCTTTTTGAAGCGCTTCAGCGGGTTTTCTGCTAACACGAATGAACAAAAGAATTACGAACgataaataaaagtaaaagaagctaGAACAACCGAATGTATGTAATATAATAAAGTTtctcttttccaaaaaaaaaagtgccGCATGCTTTTCTAGATAGCGGGTAAGTGGAGGAAAACAGTGCAGaaccttaaggtttggtctatgcctaaataatacaAGTGGTTAGTAGTAGAGTCACTCACCTAGTATGAGGCACGTTTCGACAGAAGGTGTATTAAGGCAGTCGTACTGTATCTCAGCGAAGAAACGCTGTTCGGGGGTTTCGGGTGGAGCACCCTTCCTGCGCGCGAGAAAGTTGACATGGACCCAGATCTTATCTCTGAAACCAACGATTGAAGATTTCAGAGACTTGACAACAGCATACTCTGCACCCTGAAAACATAGATAACATGGATTGAGTCTACAGAATCGCTATCAACAATAATTGATTAAATTTAGAACCAAGCAAGGGTTGCTGAGGAGTGAAACGATCTGTCGTTACCGGATTGATGGAATTGTAGTGGTGGAGGGCGTTGTGGGCATGGGGCCGAGCCATTAAGGCGTCGTGGTCTCTGCACGCAATGTATGCAATTGTTATCATGTCATTATATATCCAACAAACAATACAGATTCAAGCTCGGATGgactaaaagaagaagaagaagaatactctTTGGTTGGCATGCGGTCGCGGTGCACAACACAATGCGGATGCGTGCGCTCGTACTCATCCAACGGCGTTTCATGAGAGTAGCCCTGCCCCTTCAGGACAGCTGCGGCGGCGATGACCGAAGAGGCGGCAACAGCAGCGTAGGAGATGGCAGATCCCATTGATGCGATTGAACAATTGAGAAACGGTGCGTGCGAGACAATAATAAT includes:
- the LOC124686520 gene encoding uncharacterized protein LOC124686520 → MGSAISYAAVAASSVIAAAAVLKGQGYSHETPLDEYERTHPHCVVHRDRMPTKEDHDALMARPHAHNALHHYNSINPGAEYAVVKSLKSSIVGFRDKIWVHVNFLARRKGAPPETPEQRFFAEIQYDCLNTPSVETCLILENPLKRFKKECSICDGSYGIYHPSDGEFTCGKKHQKKEFFRSRNIVEWRFVNLQLVDS